The following are encoded together in the Deltaproteobacteria bacterium genome:
- the bamA gene encoding outer membrane protein assembly factor BamA, with amino-acid sequence MSKKVISFVFLLTLLLLINYQKAFAEDVKKIALLPFDIHSKANVSKLQEAIYKGLSTELVKSKNILLIERGILAGVVEGKRIDEKLALTVGKETGAHYVIMGSLSEFGELISVDARVIDVKEQKALPGVFAQGKGFESIGSLSAKIRTNILIQIAAEMRIAKIEFKGNRKIESSAVNQVVKSARGNLFSETDLSSDIKAIYKMGYFDDVATDVTGTSEGKIITFILKEKALITEIKIKGNKAIEKSEIESALTFKVREVFNPGKIVASIEKIKSLYDNKGYNNAEIKYVIDKEGDKDTRITIDITENERLYIKTISFEGNRAFTDKELKKIIDATEWGIFHFVTDSGLLKKEQLRQDANKVSAFYLNHGFINAQVGEPEITSDKKGIYIKISVVEGKQFKVGKVDITGDTLTVPRPELLDKLKINKKEYYDRESIMKDIEYLTQACNDDGYAYADITPRTVPNEKDQTVDVIYQIKKGNQVYFNRITITGNTKTRDKVIRRQLAIVEGDLYNSSKLKKSYMELNRLRYFEEINFQTEKGPDETLTDVNINVKEKPTGMFSVGAGYSAYDHAILTAQISQQNLFGKGQILSLRAQIGSISSMYELSFIEPWLFDIPLWSKSDIWNYTREYDSYNLSSKGIGTTLGYPLWEYVTGYIGYRLTTNDVKDIKDTASRYIKEQAGTTTSSTVSVTLTRDTTDDIMFPSKGSKNSATIENTGGILQGDTSFTRYGAKASWFFPLPLETVLGAYGRAGYVHGNEGKDVPIYERYYLGGISSLRGLRDVGPRDPDTNDPIGGYTMLCFNAEFIFPLIKNAGMKGVLFYDTGNAWESGYHINDMRKTAGAGIRWYSPIGPLRLEWGYALDRKEGESASRWEFTIGMFM; translated from the coding sequence ATGAGTAAAAAGGTTATTAGCTTCGTCTTTCTGCTGACTTTGCTCCTGCTGATTAACTATCAAAAAGCTTTCGCGGAAGATGTAAAAAAAATCGCGCTCCTTCCCTTTGATATTCACAGCAAGGCAAATGTATCTAAACTGCAGGAAGCTATTTACAAAGGACTGTCGACAGAGCTGGTTAAATCAAAAAACATCCTGCTCATTGAAAGAGGTATCCTTGCCGGAGTTGTTGAGGGTAAACGGATTGATGAAAAACTTGCTCTCACTGTAGGTAAAGAAACGGGCGCTCATTATGTCATCATGGGGAGTCTGTCAGAGTTCGGAGAACTCATCAGCGTCGATGCAAGAGTCATTGATGTAAAGGAGCAAAAAGCACTGCCCGGTGTCTTCGCCCAAGGTAAAGGCTTTGAAAGCATTGGCTCACTATCTGCCAAAATAAGGACAAATATACTCATCCAAATCGCCGCGGAAATGAGGATAGCAAAAATTGAATTTAAGGGTAACCGGAAAATTGAAAGCAGTGCCGTCAATCAGGTCGTGAAAAGTGCCAGGGGAAACCTCTTTTCAGAAACAGATCTCTCATCCGACATCAAAGCTATTTACAAGATGGGCTATTTCGATGATGTAGCCACAGATGTCACCGGTACGTCTGAGGGAAAGATTATTACTTTTATTTTGAAGGAAAAAGCCCTCATTACAGAGATAAAGATCAAAGGGAATAAGGCCATCGAAAAGAGCGAAATAGAAAGTGCACTGACTTTCAAGGTCCGTGAGGTTTTCAACCCCGGAAAAATTGTTGCCAGCATAGAAAAAATCAAGTCCCTTTATGACAACAAGGGATACAACAATGCAGAGATCAAATATGTGATTGATAAGGAAGGGGATAAAGATACCCGCATCACTATCGATATTACCGAAAACGAGAGACTGTATATCAAAACCATCTCTTTTGAGGGAAACAGGGCGTTTACCGATAAAGAACTGAAAAAAATTATAGATGCTACGGAATGGGGCATTTTCCACTTCGTCACCGACTCAGGTCTTCTGAAAAAGGAACAATTGAGACAGGATGCCAACAAAGTGAGTGCATTTTACCTCAATCATGGTTTTATCAACGCTCAGGTCGGCGAACCGGAAATTACCTCCGATAAGAAGGGAATTTATATAAAAATATCAGTAGTGGAAGGCAAACAATTCAAAGTAGGCAAGGTAGATATTACCGGTGATACGTTAACAGTACCCCGACCTGAACTCCTGGATAAATTGAAGATCAACAAAAAAGAGTATTATGACAGAGAATCGATCATGAAAGATATCGAATATCTTACCCAGGCCTGCAATGATGATGGTTATGCCTATGCCGACATTACTCCGCGCACTGTTCCCAACGAAAAAGACCAGACGGTAGATGTTATTTACCAAATTAAAAAAGGTAATCAGGTCTACTTCAACAGAATAACCATTACGGGCAACACAAAAACAAGAGATAAGGTGATACGAAGGCAGTTAGCCATTGTTGAGGGTGATCTGTATAACAGCAGCAAGCTGAAAAAGAGCTATATGGAGCTCAATCGCCTGAGATACTTTGAAGAAATTAATTTTCAGACAGAAAAGGGACCCGATGAAACACTCACCGACGTCAATATCAATGTAAAGGAAAAACCGACGGGCATGTTCAGTGTCGGCGCCGGATACAGTGCCTATGACCATGCTATTTTAACCGCCCAGATTTCCCAGCAAAATCTCTTTGGCAAGGGGCAGATTTTAAGCCTTAGGGCTCAAATTGGAAGCATATCATCAATGTACGAGCTCTCATTTATAGAACCATGGTTATTTGATATTCCTCTATGGAGTAAATCCGACATCTGGAATTATACGCGGGAATATGACAGTTATAATTTATCGTCAAAGGGTATCGGAACCACGTTAGGTTATCCTCTCTGGGAGTATGTAACCGGTTATATTGGATACAGACTAACGACAAATGACGTCAAAGATATCAAGGACACGGCGTCGCGGTACATAAAGGAACAAGCAGGGACAACAACATCCAGCACCGTGTCCGTCACTCTCACAAGGGATACGACTGACGACATTATGTTTCCATCAAAAGGCTCCAAAAACAGTGCTACCATCGAAAACACAGGTGGGATCCTTCAGGGCGACACAAGTTTTACCCGATACGGGGCAAAAGCTTCATGGTTTTTTCCCCTGCCCTTAGAAACCGTACTCGGCGCGTACGGGCGAGCCGGATATGTGCACGGTAACGAGGGGAAGGATGTACCGATCTATGAGCGTTACTATCTGGGGGGCATAAGTTCCCTCCGGGGTCTTCGAGATGTAGGTCCAAGAGATCCGGACACGAACGATCCTATCGGCGGCTATACAATGTTATGTTTCAATGCTGAATTCATTTTCCCCCTGATTAAAAACGCCGGGATGAAGGGGGTTTTATTTTACGATACAGGCAATGCCTGGGAAAGCGGTTATCATATCAACGACATGAGGAAGACGGCGGGAGCAGGCATACGCTGGTACTCACCGATCGGGCCGTTGAGGCTCGAATGGGGTTATGCCCTTGATCGAAAGGAAGGTGAATCTGCAAGCCGGTGGGAATTCACAATCGGTATGTTCATGTAA
- a CDS encoding OmpH family outer membrane protein → MKKSGLLISIAFIVLSLIFSGSYAIAGEKTGFINIEEILSKSDPGKKADAEFLKIFEKDKVKIQEKETELKKLKDDLEKQRTVLTEAAMKEKETAYQKKFRDYQLVVKDANEELQAKRQGILKQLMPEIMKVVNAIGDREKYLLIIDISTVPVAYYAKENDLTKRVVEEFNKIYKPKN, encoded by the coding sequence ATGAAAAAAAGTGGTCTGTTGATTTCAATTGCATTTATAGTCTTGTCGCTGATCTTCTCTGGCTCATATGCAATCGCTGGTGAAAAGACGGGGTTTATCAACATTGAAGAAATTTTAAGCAAATCAGATCCTGGGAAAAAGGCAGATGCGGAATTTCTCAAGATCTTTGAAAAAGATAAAGTTAAGATCCAGGAAAAAGAAACAGAATTAAAGAAGCTCAAAGATGACCTCGAAAAACAGCGGACAGTTCTCACCGAAGCCGCTATGAAAGAAAAGGAGACGGCCTACCAGAAAAAATTCAGGGATTACCAGTTAGTGGTCAAGGATGCCAATGAAGAGCTCCAGGCAAAAAGGCAAGGAATTTTAAAGCAGTTGATGCCCGAGATTATGAAAGTCGTGAACGCTATTGGAGATAGAGAAAAATACTTGCTGATCATTGATATCAGCACTGTCCCTGTCGCCTACTATGCGAAGGAAAATGACTTGACAAAGCGGGTTGTTGAAGAATTCAACAAAATCTATAAACCGAAGAATTGA
- a CDS encoding lipoprotein-releasing ABC transporter permease subunit, whose protein sequence is MSFELFISLRYLRAKRKQVFVSIITFLSIAGIFLGVAALIIVLAVMNGFENDLRSKILGINSHIVLMKYSGTMNDHQKVMNEITDVDGVVASTPFIYSQAMLKNGGHTSGVILRGMSVDNAFKVINLGKMQEGNIHYLSEKHRSTLNLGKDTSMLPGIVVGKELAKNMGLFLFETVNIISPMGVSTPMGMVPKMKKFVVVGVFDSGFYEYDSTLAYISLKDCQEFLNLGEQVTGLEIKVNDIYKANLIAKSIEKKLGFPFWGRHWMEMNKNLFSALKLEKRVMFIILSLIVLVAAFNIICTLIMIVMEKSKDIAILKSMGATSKSIMKIFIYQGITIGAIGTLLGCIGGLTVAFNLEKLSVFIENLFGFKILPGDVYYLNQLPSQVNFSDVLIIIIGTMLICFLSTIYPSRKASKLDPSEALRYE, encoded by the coding sequence ATGTCCTTTGAACTTTTTATCAGTCTCAGATACCTCCGGGCCAAGCGAAAGCAGGTCTTCGTCTCCATCATCACATTTTTATCCATTGCCGGGATTTTTTTAGGCGTTGCCGCACTGATTATTGTCCTGGCAGTAATGAACGGTTTTGAAAACGATCTCCGTAGTAAGATACTGGGTATCAATTCGCACATCGTTCTTATGAAATATAGCGGGACAATGAATGACCACCAGAAGGTCATGAACGAGATTACGGACGTCGACGGTGTCGTCGCATCAACACCATTCATATACAGTCAGGCTATGCTGAAAAACGGCGGTCACACAAGTGGTGTTATCTTGCGGGGAATGTCGGTAGATAACGCCTTCAAAGTCATCAATCTGGGAAAGATGCAGGAGGGGAACATTCATTATCTTTCGGAAAAACATCGGAGTACCCTCAACCTCGGCAAAGATACCTCGATGCTCCCCGGAATTGTCGTAGGCAAAGAACTGGCAAAAAACATGGGGCTCTTTCTCTTTGAAACCGTCAACATCATCTCTCCTATGGGAGTCTCAACGCCTATGGGGATGGTTCCCAAAATGAAAAAATTTGTTGTTGTGGGCGTCTTCGATTCAGGATTCTACGAATATGACTCTACTTTGGCCTACATATCCCTGAAAGACTGTCAGGAATTCTTAAATCTGGGAGAACAGGTAACCGGCCTTGAAATCAAAGTTAACGACATTTATAAGGCGAATCTCATTGCTAAATCAATAGAGAAAAAACTGGGATTCCCTTTCTGGGGCCGACACTGGATGGAAATGAATAAAAACCTCTTCTCGGCCCTGAAACTCGAAAAACGGGTCATGTTTATCATCCTCAGTCTCATCGTGCTGGTCGCTGCGTTCAACATAATTTGTACGTTAATCATGATAGTAATGGAAAAAAGCAAGGACATCGCCATTTTAAAATCCATGGGTGCAACGTCAAAAAGTATAATGAAGATATTTATTTATCAAGGGATAACAATCGGTGCAATCGGTACTCTTCTCGGGTGCATCGGCGGGCTTACTGTTGCTTTTAATCTTGAGAAGCTTTCCGTATTCATCGAAAATCTTTTCGGTTTCAAGATACTGCCGGGTGACGTATATTATCTGAATCAACTGCCCTCCCAAGTTAATTTCAGTGATGTGCTCATCATCATTATAGGAACGATGCTGATATGTTTCCTGTCAACGATTTATCCATCCCGGAAGGCTTCCAAACTGGACCCATCAGAGGCCCTGAGATATGAATAA
- a CDS encoding ABC transporter ATP-binding protein, which yields MITVNNLNKTFIKDGNKIEVLKELNLTIPRGHSLAILGVSGAGKSTLIHILGTLDHPTSGTVLFNDVHVFEWDNKKLAEFRNKTIGFVFQFHNLLPEFNSLENTMMPALIHGVSYRKAKDRAEAILNEVGLGDRMTHKPGELSGGEQQRVAVARALIMEPEIILADEPTGNLDSETGKKIEDILLDLNRTKQITLVVVTHNKSLADRMSQSIGLRDGKIHNYE from the coding sequence ATGATAACCGTAAATAATTTAAATAAAACTTTCATCAAGGACGGCAACAAGATCGAAGTTTTGAAAGAACTGAATCTAACCATCCCCCGAGGACATTCATTGGCCATCCTCGGTGTTTCCGGGGCGGGAAAAAGCACCTTAATCCATATTTTAGGAACCCTGGATCACCCCACATCGGGTACTGTGCTCTTTAACGACGTTCATGTCTTTGAGTGGGACAATAAAAAACTGGCAGAGTTCAGAAACAAAACAATTGGTTTTGTTTTCCAATTCCATAACCTCCTGCCGGAATTTAACAGTCTGGAAAATACGATGATGCCGGCTCTGATTCATGGCGTATCCTACCGAAAAGCGAAGGATCGGGCCGAAGCTATATTAAATGAGGTAGGACTTGGTGACAGGATGACCCACAAACCTGGAGAGCTTTCGGGAGGGGAACAACAGCGAGTCGCCGTGGCACGGGCACTCATCATGGAACCTGAAATTATTCTGGCTGATGAACCCACGGGAAACCTTGATAGTGAAACGGGAAAGAAGATAGAAGACATCCTGCTCGATCTCAATAGAACCAAACAAATCACCCTTGTCGTTGTAACCCACAATAAATCACTGGCTGACAGAATGTCTCAAAGCATTGGCCTGCGAGATGGAAAGATACATAACTATGAGTAA